From the genome of Solanum lycopersicum chromosome 7, SLM_r2.1:
CTTATTGGATTTCACACTTGGGGAACTAACATTAAGAGTCTTCACATGCCAAAATACACTGTGTACTGATTACAGAATAATAGCTTAACTTAAACACCATACTATTCCtgtttattatacttttttGGATCTCGGATATCTATTTTTTCTGCGTACATGCAATCTTTGATATCTACATTCTATAATAACACCCGTAAATTTAACGAAAGTTTGTGTCTTTATATATTGCTCATAGTGGTGGTCAATTCAATAAAACAGGGAGCTTGGCAGCCATCTTTGAACATTTCAACTGTCTTAACAAGTATATGCTTGTTATTAAGTGAGCCTAATCCTGATGATGGGTTAATGCATGACGCGGTGAGTTAATATTCTTGCAGTGTGGTAATTTGTACTAGAACCTACCCTCTTTGATTGTAGTGTGCTTGTTATGCTTATTATGTGCAGAGCACGGAGTACAAATACAATAGACAAGCATTTGACCACAAGGCAAGATCAATGACTCAAAAGTACGCCATGTCTGGAGCACGTGATTTTGCCGGTCATGATCAAGAAATCCGAACTCTTACAAATGCAAGAGAAGGAATTGTAAGAAGATGCTTGGATgaatatgatcatgtttatcaatttttgacCAAATCTTACACATGATCCTGCAGGTTGAAGTCGAAGAATTGAATATACCAAAATCTGAGGTCCCAGATCATTTTGTGAACCGGAAGGGATTATGTGGACTCAGCAGAAAGTTGTCACTAGACTCTGCTGGACGTGCAAAAAGGCATAATGGTGAGACTGCGAGTGAAGTGCCTATTGATCATATCTTAAATAAGCAAACGGAAGTTAGCAAACAAGGTATGGAAGAATTTCCTATTGAGTGTGACTTGAATCAGGATGAAGCCCAACAGAGAACCAAAAAACTATCTTCAGATATTGTGGGTACATATAAAGTTAGAAATGGTGAGAAGAACTCTATGGCAAAAACTAATTGTTCTGCCAGTTTGGAACCCCAAAGTATTTTTCTGAATTATGCAGATATACAGGCCTTGCCACAGGCTATAAGCAATTCAGGGAAAACTACCAATCCACATGATAGTGAGATGAGAAATGTCAGCATAAATAAGAGTCCAAGTAAGCTGTTGCTTCAGTCAACCGATTTCACCCAAAAACACGATAATCTTGAGAAGTTGCAGGTCAAGCCTCAGCTGTCAGTCCAACTTCAGTCCACTGCATCATGTCAAACTCTTTCGTTGTCAGGAGCCCCTGGTCATAACAATAAGCAACCTCATAGAAAGGCTTCTGATCAAAATGGAAGTGGTTTCTTCACGAGGCATAAGAAGCTCGGTTTAACTGGAAGGAGACATCCTTTTGACACATCCATTTCATCTCAACGTCATCAGAAGTGTGATAAAGAGAATTTAGCTCCATCTCAAAACCTACCTGCTTCAGAATCTGATGCGTGCACTGATTCAGCATCCagtttattatttacttcacAAACTGGTGATACTTGTGATGCGTGGACTAGGAAGTCATCTGATCATTGTGGGTCTTTGAAGAATCTGCCACTACAAGCTATAGAGCATTCTGGAGAGGGTAAGGGCAATAGCTTTCAGTTGACCTCTCAATCTGGACAACATTCCACAGCCCTTTCATGTGAGAACTTATGTGATCATAAGCAGCCCAACCAAGACGAGAATATATACTATAACAAGAACATGAAGCAACAGGAAAAAGAATCACCACAATGTGAATCTGTGATTGTATTGGACAGTGAGGATAGTGAAGATGAAAGGAGTGTTCATAAAAGGTCCAAGTTGTCGCTGGCACGAAGACGTGTGCCAGGTAAGCGAAAGGCTTAATTGTTGATTTGAATTTTCCTTTTGGAAGCTTATGCTGTGGACACAGTAAACTTGTATACTATGATATGCCTTGTTGGTCCTTCGGGGCTCCTGGCCCTCTGCTGtcaaactttttcttcttttccaatATCTTGGCCTAGTTTTTCTAGGCATGTTATCGGCCAAAGGAATATGACAAAATTACTTAGTATGATTAAGAAATTGGTGTCATACATACATTTACTGCAATCTTTTTATCCAATATCTTGAAATGTTTGTCCATTTTCGTTTAAGTACCTTCTCTTGTTAGATCTCTATAGGAAAAATAATACTTCctcgttaaaaaaaaaaatgttcctattttctttttagtttgtttaaaaaagaataacctatttccttttttgacaataatttaactttaacttttcacgtgatATGTTTAATATCACAAGATTAAATGACactttggtacatttgacataacttaatttaaaaccacaagattaaaaagtttctttcttttcttgaatttcgttcaaagtcaaattaagtcatctttttgaaacagaGGTATTACTGGTACTCTCCCTTTAGAAATATATGCCctttcattttatcatatggaagttctataatatttaaaattatttcatatttacatatattttgcaattatgaataatttaaattataagtcTTGATGGGATGTGTCTATCAATTTAACTTTACAAACACTAGTTCTGTATTACTCTTTCATTTTCACCAAGACATGCAAGTGAAAATAATCCAGTAAAAAACCATCTAGTGAAACGAAATGAGGCCAAAACATTTTAGAAATGCCTAAGAGAGATAGAACTTGATTGCCACGCGATGGAATATCTTCATTAGTCGTAGAAGTATTGTTTGGATGAATCCAAGAAAGATTGTTGAGGTCTTTGTCAACTGAAAAGAAGCAAGTACATAATTGACACAAAGATGGATAGATCGTTCCAATTTGCAGTAGATGGACTCTGAAAAGAGAGAAATATCAGATGTTTTTGAGACATTAGCAGTTGATATCATGTTGGTTTTTATTAGGTTGATGAAGCAGTTTATTCTTCGTTTTCACTTGTAAATATACAAATTGTTATcttgtcaaaaaagaaaaaagaatttgacCGTCGGATAGAAATTCATCCAACATACCGGGACAACCATCACTGATGAATGATTCAGCCTAcctttatatatcattttaaagttCCCATTTAAATGTAtcataagaaattattaaaatggaaaattaaagaaagaataTCTCATATTACACAACAATTCAGATTATTATATATACTTGAAAAGAAAAGACTATTACACAACTATTTAGTTTGTTCGAGTGCTTTTTAAAAATCAGCATACAAGAAGTGATGAAGTTCGATTCGAACCTACGCTTCTATTCCAATCGCAGCGTTGAGAAACATATCTATTACTTCAAGAAAAGTATTTACAACTTTGAAGTAAATTTGAGAATCTATCCATACTTCATTAAATATGAACGATTAGTTTATAGTAGTAATCAATgccttcaagattaaaaaaagacTCTACTCTAGTCATATTCCTCTATAGGTCATCCGACACAACATCCTTGACGTCATGtcaaatattgattaatttctTATCTTCTTTTCCTTGTTTATGTAGCACATCAAGATACGATAAGATTTTTAAGGTCTTTATGTCCTTTCAATGACAtaccaaatttgaattttgtctTCAAGAGATGGTAGTATagatatttaagattttttaaaaattatatcaattcaAATCTCTAATAAATAACACTGacctttaatttatattataccACCCTTAGACAAAATTGATTAACTAAAATCAGCAAAGGTAGAGTAAGATTATTGAGAAACGAGTAGACTAATGCATGCAAAAATGCAACAATACATTGGATTAGCGAAGAAGCATTCAcaattccaaaataaaaaaggatTCTCATGTTATAGAtgttatatatacatttaaacaAGCTAACTCACACAGTTTGACCCAATATTTCATTCTAGTACCAGTTGGTCAAACTTAAGTTTGACCTAATATTCCTATCAGACTTTCAGTTGCTTGAGTAATTTCAAATGGGATTGATATTTATGCATATGAATGATATTTAAAGGAATAGATCTTTTCATGATAGAACGATTCTATTCActattttattgatacaaaaacaatGGTATCAATGAGATACTCAATAGGAGGAAAGTACACGaatatttaaaatgagaggGCATTCCTCAATTTATAGACACCAAAGGATAGTGCGAACAAATACTTATTATGACTTTTCAGAAAGGttacaactctttgaaaaagttacaaccctttgaaaaggtcgcaacatttcataaaagtcacatgtCTTCATAAAAgccacaactcttcataaaagtcacaacttcatgaaagtcacaactcttcatatttcattcacaccttttaaaatcCGACAAGATGTACTTCATATATCAATTCAAAGCTTTAATAAATGACATTGACCTTCAATCTATATTGAATCACCCCTAGAAAAAATGATTAACTAAAATCAACAAAGCTAAAGTAAGATTATCGAGAAGTAGTAGACTAATGCATGCAAAAATGCAAGTATATATAGGATTAAGGGAGAAACATTTACGAttccaaaattaaaaagaaattctcaATGTATAATTGTTATATATACATCCGAGTAAGATAAAAACATAGACCAATATTTCATTCTGCTACAAGTTGATTAAACTTAAGTTTGACCTAGTATTCCTATCTAGCGATTAGTTGCTTAAGTCAGTTCAAAGGGGAtgatatttatacatatagatGATTTGGTGGAGATTAAATTTGTAAGATAGTAGTGACAGTTGTGAAGCTGAGAGGAGAGGGagacattttttgaaaaaaaaaaagagaatccTGGTTTGTGGTGGCGGCGCCACGTAGACAGGCCTAGGATTATAATATATTACCATCAACTGTATAATAATTGTATAAGCTTTACATTTACACATGTATAAGTAAATTGTGAAACaattagtaattttaaaaaatatttgtgaatATTCATAAGCAAAAGGGTCAAA
Proteins encoded in this window:
- the LOC101249380 gene encoding uncharacterized protein, translating into MAQEARLNLRMQRELKLLLTDPPPGASFPSLTSSSSLSSIHALIGGPEGTVYAKGHFKLKIQIPERYPFQPPIVTFLTPIYHPNIDNGGRICLDILNLPPKGAWQPSLNISTVLTSICLLLSEPNPDDGLMHDASTEYKYNRQAFDHKARSMTQKYAMSGARDFAGHDQEIRTLTNAREGIVEVEELNIPKSEVPDHFVNRKGLCGLSRKLSLDSAGRAKRHNGETASEVPIDHILNKQTEVSKQGMEEFPIECDLNQDEAQQRTKKLSSDIVGTYKVRNGEKNSMAKTNCSASLEPQSIFLNYADIQALPQAISNSGKTTNPHDSEMRNVSINKSPSKLLLQSTDFTQKHDNLEKLQVKPQLSVQLQSTASCQTLSLSGAPGHNNKQPHRKASDQNGSGFFTRHKKLGLTGRRHPFDTSISSQRHQKCDKENLAPSQNLPASESDACTDSASSLLFTSQTGDTCDAWTRKSSDHCGSLKNLPLQAIEHSGEGKGNSFQLTSQSGQHSTALSCENLCDHKQPNQDENIYYNKNMKQQEKESPQCESVIVLDSEDSEDERSVHKRSKLSLARRRVPGKRKA